A portion of the Streptomyces sp. NBC_00376 genome contains these proteins:
- the snpA gene encoding snapalysin — protein MRHPRTVMSAVVGLGFGLAAVLGTAPAIAASSAPAAAPVDTASQARAGYTAYAGSHENAAANKAFFEAVAKSVAKKRAANPGAQSVTVVYSAANAPSFRSSIANSAQIWNSSVSTVRLQEGSNADFAYYEGNDSRGSYASTDGHGNGYIFLDYAQNQQYNSTRVTTHETGHVLGLPDHYSGPCSELMSGGGPGPSCTNPYPDANERSRVNYLWQYGFAAGLARSAS, from the coding sequence ATGAGACACCCCAGGACCGTCATGTCGGCCGTGGTCGGCCTCGGCTTCGGCCTCGCGGCCGTGCTCGGCACCGCCCCCGCCATCGCCGCCTCCTCGGCCCCCGCCGCCGCACCCGTCGACACCGCTTCGCAGGCCCGCGCGGGCTACACCGCCTACGCCGGGTCGCACGAGAACGCCGCCGCGAACAAGGCGTTCTTCGAGGCGGTCGCCAAGTCCGTGGCGAAGAAGCGGGCGGCGAACCCCGGCGCCCAGTCGGTCACCGTCGTCTACAGCGCGGCCAACGCGCCGAGCTTCCGCAGCTCGATAGCCAACAGCGCGCAGATCTGGAACAGCTCCGTCTCCACCGTCCGGCTGCAGGAAGGCTCGAACGCCGACTTCGCCTACTACGAGGGCAACGACTCCAGGGGCTCGTACGCGAGCACCGACGGTCACGGCAACGGGTACATCTTCCTGGACTACGCGCAGAACCAGCAGTACAACTCGACCCGCGTCACCACGCACGAGACCGGGCACGTGCTCGGCCTTCCGGACCACTACTCCGGTCCGTGCAGCGAACTGATGTCGGGCGGCGGCCCCGGACCGTCCTGTACCAACCCGTACCCCGACGCGAACGAGCGCAGCCGGGTCAACTACCTGTGGCAGTACGGCTTCGCGGCCGGACTCGCGCGCAGCGCCTCCTGA
- a CDS encoding DUF6304 family protein gives MTDESWAGWYRDRQGSDAVVLTTDGQQLRLRTRGIDFEGASFDGLTPAAGAPPADDRFVLVDGALSDCVLEWDLPLPVIWDGAVHQATLSCLLSLRRPDSHLSLELQFGGAAYASHRAESDFASALATIQRALPPGVRLQTCIACAFSDYFPAPAAVRGLSGGLACFRGAKDAYREAAGEGDLRDLWDRRTGFVQEIWSCREYEPRPDTGAGTGHRGAFPLEHA, from the coding sequence ATGACAGATGAGTCATGGGCGGGGTGGTACCGGGACCGACAGGGTTCCGACGCCGTCGTCCTCACCACCGACGGACAGCAACTACGCCTCCGGACAAGGGGCATCGACTTCGAGGGCGCGAGCTTCGACGGCCTCACCCCGGCCGCCGGCGCGCCACCGGCCGACGACCGGTTCGTCCTGGTGGACGGTGCGCTGAGCGACTGTGTCCTGGAGTGGGACCTGCCGCTCCCGGTCATCTGGGACGGAGCGGTCCACCAGGCAACGCTCAGCTGCCTGTTGTCGCTGCGCCGACCCGATTCGCACCTGAGCCTCGAATTGCAGTTCGGTGGTGCGGCCTACGCGTCCCATCGTGCCGAGAGCGACTTCGCGTCCGCGCTCGCCACCATCCAGCGCGCGCTGCCGCCCGGGGTGCGACTCCAGACCTGCATCGCCTGCGCCTTCTCGGACTACTTCCCGGCCCCGGCCGCGGTGCGCGGACTGTCCGGCGGCCTCGCCTGCTTCCGGGGCGCCAAGGACGCCTACCGCGAGGCGGCCGGTGAGGGCGATCTCCGGGACCTGTGGGACCGGCGCACCGGATTCGTCCAGGAGATCTGGAGCTGCCGCGAGTACGAGCCCCGCCCGGACACCGGCGCGGGCACCGGACACCGGGGCGCGTTCCCGCTGGAACACGCCTGA
- a CDS encoding RrF2 family transcriptional regulator codes for MRLTRFTDVALRVLMRLAVVENEDPPTTREVAATMQVPYTHTAKVVAKLQHLGLIEARRGRGGGLSLTGAGRSASIGGLVRELEGPGDVVDCEGTTPCPLRSACRLRGALRQAEEAFYASLDPLTITELVASPTGPLLIGISSGRPAPD; via the coding sequence ATGCGGCTGACGAGATTCACCGACGTGGCACTGCGCGTACTGATGCGCCTCGCCGTCGTGGAGAACGAGGATCCGCCGACCACCCGGGAGGTGGCGGCCACCATGCAGGTGCCGTACACCCACACCGCGAAGGTCGTCGCCAAGCTCCAGCACCTCGGCCTGATCGAGGCGCGGCGGGGCCGCGGCGGCGGGCTCAGCCTCACCGGAGCGGGCCGCTCCGCCTCGATCGGCGGACTCGTCCGGGAGCTGGAGGGGCCCGGCGACGTCGTCGACTGCGAGGGCACCACCCCGTGCCCCCTGCGCTCGGCCTGCCGGCTGCGCGGCGCCCTGCGTCAGGCGGAGGAGGCCTTCTACGCCTCGCTCGATCCGCTCACCATCACCGAACTCGTCGCATCCCCCACCGGACCACTGCTGATCGGCATCAGCAGCGGCCGCCCGGCCCCCGACTGA
- a CDS encoding NAD-dependent epimerase/dehydratase family protein encodes MLGGTEFVGRAVTEAALARGWEVTVFHRGRHAPPPGVAELLGDRTTEDGLAALAGDGEGSGAGYTWDLVVDTWSGAPSAVRDAARLLADRATRYAYVSSRSVYDYPTPAGLSEDGPLVAGASPDAGGDVSYPLAKRGGELAALDAFGDRALLARAGLILGPWENIGRLPWWLGRMARGGPVLAPGTPDLGLQYIDARDLANWLLDAAGSGLHGPYNLVSRPGHATMGQLLEACARVTGSDAELRWTPTERILAAGVEPWTDLPVWLPPGELYDTLHCGDVSKAYATGLRCRPVEETVADTWKWLEELGGVAPQRPDRPAVGLDPDVEAGLLAEGA; translated from the coding sequence ATGCTGGGCGGTACGGAATTCGTGGGGCGCGCCGTCACCGAGGCGGCGCTGGCGCGGGGCTGGGAGGTCACGGTGTTCCACCGCGGCCGGCACGCGCCCCCGCCCGGAGTGGCGGAGCTCCTCGGCGACCGCACCACCGAGGACGGCCTGGCCGCCCTGGCGGGCGACGGCGAGGGTTCCGGCGCCGGGTACACCTGGGACCTGGTGGTGGACACCTGGAGCGGCGCCCCCTCGGCCGTACGGGACGCGGCCCGTCTGCTGGCGGACCGGGCCACCCGGTACGCGTACGTCTCCAGCCGCTCCGTGTACGACTACCCGACCCCGGCCGGCCTGTCGGAGGACGGTCCGCTGGTGGCCGGTGCCTCGCCCGACGCGGGCGGGGACGTCTCGTACCCGCTGGCCAAGCGCGGCGGTGAACTGGCCGCGCTCGACGCCTTCGGGGACCGGGCCCTGCTCGCCCGCGCGGGACTGATCCTGGGGCCCTGGGAGAACATCGGCCGACTGCCCTGGTGGCTGGGGCGGATGGCCCGCGGCGGACCCGTACTGGCCCCGGGCACACCGGATCTGGGGCTTCAGTACATCGACGCCCGCGACCTCGCGAACTGGTTGCTGGACGCGGCCGGCAGCGGTCTGCACGGGCCGTACAACCTGGTCAGCCGGCCGGGGCACGCCACCATGGGGCAACTGCTGGAGGCCTGTGCACGGGTCACCGGCTCCGACGCGGAACTGCGCTGGACGCCCACCGAGAGGATCCTCGCGGCCGGTGTGGAGCCATGGACCGATCTGCCGGTATGGCTGCCGCCGGGCGAGCTGTACGACACCCTGCACTGCGGGGACGTCAGCAAGGCGTACGCGACCGGCCTGCGTTGCCGCCCGGTCGAGGAGACGGTCGCCGACACCTGGAAGTGGCTGGAGGAGCTGGGCGGGGTGGCGCCGCAGCGACCGGACCGGCCCGCGGTCGGCCTGGACCCGGACGTGGAGGCCGGACTGCTGGCGGAAGGAGCCTGA
- a CDS encoding family 2B encapsulin nanocompartment shell protein, with protein MSVGEEVQNASLPPQQSLGTAAARNLATTTKSAPQMQEITSRWLLKMLPWVQVQGGTYRVNRRLSYSVGDGRVTFVQTGDRVAVIPAELGELPALRDFGDEEVLGELARRCEQREIAAGQVLAASGDVADSVYLLAHGKVEKIGTGPYGDETVLGVHADGAYFGDQALVDGDAVWEYTARAVTACTVLTLNRADVLNLAERAQPLRDHLAGLLNIPQQRTNKYGEAAIDLSAGHVGEAVVPHTYVDYDAAPREYELSVAQTVLKVHSRVADLYNQPMNQTEQQLRLTVEALRERQEHELINNREFGLLNNCDYGQRLQPHDGVPSPDDMDELLSRRRGSKLFLAHPRAIAAFGRECNKRGLVPQSVDLGGQHVPAWRGVPILPCNKIPVTDARTTSIICMRTGEDEQGVIGLQQTGIPDEIEPSLSVRFMGIDEQAIISYLVTAYYSAAILVPDALGVLENVEVSRWR; from the coding sequence ATGTCCGTTGGTGAAGAGGTTCAGAACGCGTCGTTGCCGCCGCAGCAGAGCCTGGGGACGGCAGCGGCGCGGAACCTCGCGACGACCACCAAGTCCGCCCCGCAGATGCAGGAGATCACCTCGCGGTGGCTGCTGAAGATGCTGCCGTGGGTGCAGGTGCAAGGTGGTACCTACCGGGTGAACCGCCGGCTGAGCTACTCGGTCGGGGACGGCAGGGTGACCTTCGTTCAGACCGGTGACCGGGTCGCGGTCATCCCCGCCGAGCTCGGTGAGCTCCCCGCCCTGCGGGACTTCGGCGACGAGGAGGTGCTGGGCGAGCTCGCCCGGCGTTGCGAGCAGCGCGAGATCGCGGCGGGGCAGGTGCTGGCCGCGTCGGGGGACGTGGCGGACAGCGTCTATCTGCTGGCGCACGGCAAGGTCGAGAAGATCGGCACCGGCCCGTACGGGGACGAGACGGTGCTCGGGGTCCATGCCGACGGGGCCTACTTCGGGGACCAGGCCCTGGTCGACGGCGACGCCGTCTGGGAGTACACCGCCCGCGCCGTCACCGCCTGTACGGTGCTGACGCTGAACCGGGCCGATGTGCTGAACCTTGCCGAGCGGGCGCAGCCGCTCCGCGACCATCTCGCCGGACTGCTCAACATCCCGCAGCAGCGCACCAACAAGTACGGCGAGGCGGCGATCGACCTCTCCGCCGGCCACGTCGGCGAAGCCGTCGTCCCGCACACGTACGTCGACTACGACGCGGCGCCCCGCGAGTACGAACTGAGCGTCGCCCAGACCGTGCTGAAGGTCCACAGCCGGGTCGCCGACCTCTACAACCAGCCGATGAACCAGACCGAGCAGCAGTTGCGGCTCACGGTCGAGGCGCTGCGCGAGCGCCAGGAGCACGAACTGATCAACAACCGCGAGTTCGGGCTGCTCAACAACTGCGACTACGGGCAGCGCCTCCAGCCGCACGACGGCGTGCCCAGCCCCGACGACATGGACGAACTGCTCTCGCGCCGCCGCGGGTCGAAGCTCTTCCTCGCCCACCCGAGGGCCATCGCCGCGTTCGGCCGCGAGTGCAACAAGCGCGGTCTGGTACCGCAGAGCGTCGACCTCGGCGGACAGCATGTGCCGGCCTGGCGAGGGGTGCCGATCCTCCCGTGCAACAAGATCCCGGTCACCGACGCCCGGACCACGTCGATCATCTGCATGAGGACGGGTGAGGACGAGCAGGGCGTCATCGGACTCCAGCAGACCGGCATCCCCGACGAGATCGAGCCCAGCCTCTCGGTCCGCTTCATGGGGATCGACGAGCAGGCGATCATCTCCTATCTGGTGACGGCCTACTACTCCGCGGCCATCCTCGTACCGGACGCCCTGGGCGTACTGGAGAACGTCGAGGTCAGCCGCTGGCGGTAG
- a CDS encoding choice-of-anchor A family protein, which produces MATHARARGNGIRAAVAMAAAAAMVGTMASIALADPLPGGLGPCLGRDCPTTWLDPNNGPVTHHDRNINIFVGGDFLVREAAAEAEGKIVTLGQFDMNKREGASQVYNVGVAGVGSRVPPPNDSDNLTVGGPLSVATGQRLLAEEGTNHGVVRYARTVSGTVIPAPVHEADATAPYVDLRDELTAASHCYAYDDNQDRRRPATGTVVNSGFETVFTGDGTSPLQVFAVDADLVSAQGGQQGTTFAAIPDGATVLVNVYGSSRNISTLMGSLPQAGLRERLLWNFPDATEVGLHGTGQFQGSVLIGQQSSTAILDMSGTNGRFYTAGSLTHTSAGESGGQELHAYPFDGDLPGCGEEPTPTPTPTPTPTPTPTPTDTPTPTPTDTPTPTPTDTPTPTPTHTPGPKPTPSHTWPHKPDGPGWPHKPDGPDRPHKPDGPDRPHEPHPGGELPHTGVRGGEWILGGIAAALLAAGSAATLMARRARRRG; this is translated from the coding sequence ATGGCAACACATGCGCGTGCGCGCGGCAACGGTATCCGGGCGGCGGTGGCCATGGCGGCGGCCGCGGCAATGGTTGGCACGATGGCGTCCATCGCTCTCGCCGACCCGCTGCCCGGCGGGCTCGGTCCGTGTCTGGGCCGCGACTGCCCGACGACCTGGCTCGATCCGAACAACGGGCCCGTCACCCACCACGACCGCAACATCAACATCTTCGTCGGCGGCGACTTCCTGGTCCGGGAGGCCGCCGCCGAGGCCGAAGGGAAGATCGTCACCCTCGGGCAGTTCGACATGAACAAGCGCGAGGGTGCCTCGCAGGTCTACAACGTCGGCGTGGCCGGCGTGGGCTCCCGGGTGCCGCCCCCCAACGACTCCGACAACCTGACCGTGGGCGGGCCTCTGTCCGTCGCGACCGGGCAGCGGCTGCTCGCCGAGGAGGGAACGAACCACGGTGTGGTCAGGTACGCCCGGACCGTCAGCGGAACGGTGATCCCGGCCCCGGTCCACGAAGCGGACGCCACGGCCCCGTACGTGGACCTGCGCGACGAACTGACCGCGGCCAGCCACTGCTATGCGTACGACGACAACCAGGATCGCCGCCGCCCCGCCACCGGCACCGTGGTCAACTCCGGTTTCGAGACGGTCTTCACCGGCGACGGCACCTCGCCCCTCCAGGTGTTCGCCGTGGACGCCGATCTGGTCTCGGCCCAGGGCGGCCAGCAGGGCACCACGTTCGCCGCGATTCCGGACGGCGCGACGGTGCTCGTCAACGTCTACGGGAGCAGCCGCAACATCAGCACGCTGATGGGCTCGCTGCCGCAGGCCGGGCTCCGCGAGCGCCTGCTGTGGAACTTCCCGGACGCCACCGAGGTCGGTCTGCACGGCACCGGGCAGTTCCAGGGCAGCGTGCTGATCGGCCAGCAGTCCAGTACCGCCATCCTGGACATGAGCGGCACCAACGGCCGTTTCTACACCGCCGGTTCGCTGACCCACACCTCGGCAGGCGAGTCGGGCGGCCAGGAGCTGCACGCCTACCCCTTCGACGGCGATCTGCCGGGATGCGGCGAGGAGCCGACTCCCACCCCGACGCCGACGCCGACGCCGACGCCGACGCCGACCCCGACGGACACGCCCACCCCGACGCCGACGGACACGCCCACGCCGACCCCGACGGACACCCCCACGCCGACGCCCACCCACACCCCGGGCCCGAAGCCGACCCCGTCCCACACCTGGCCGCACAAGCCCGACGGGCCCGGCTGGCCGCACAAGCCCGACGGGCCGGACCGGCCGCACAAGCCCGACGGGCCGGACCGGCCGCACGAGCCCCACCCCGGGGGCGAGCTCCCGCACACGGGCGTGCGCGGCGGTGAATGGATTCTCGGCGGAATCGCCGCCGCTCTGCTCGCGGCCGGATCGGCGGCCACGCTGATGGCCCGGAGGGCGCGTCGACGCGGCTAG
- a CDS encoding family 2 encapsulin nanocompartment cargo protein polyprenyl transferase produces the protein MAQGPGDPATLVAQGQEAGALLKETRALVDPRLRAAVESLPGSIRRVAMYHFGWQEADGTPSSGPAGKAIRPALVLAAARALGGDPERAVRAAVAVELAHNFTLLHDDVIDEDRTRRHRPTAWAVFGIPDAVIAGDAMLALAQRLLAEDPDPASARASARLSTCVIELCAGQQADCAFEDRGPDEVTLDECLTMATAKTGALLGCACALGALYAGAEERAVRGMDGFGREAGLAFQLIDDLIGIWGDPARTGKPVGADLVAHKKSLPVVAALTSGTPAAAELATLYRGSMNTPGEVSRAADAVDRAGGRDWAQIAAADRMARALHHLSRAVPDLARAGDLLALAEFVTRRTN, from the coding sequence GTGGCGCAGGGCCCCGGTGACCCGGCCACCCTCGTGGCGCAGGGCCAGGAGGCCGGGGCTCTCCTGAAGGAGACCCGGGCCCTGGTCGATCCCCGACTGCGCGCCGCCGTCGAATCCTTACCCGGATCGATCCGCCGCGTCGCGATGTACCACTTCGGCTGGCAGGAGGCCGACGGCACCCCGTCCTCGGGGCCGGCCGGTAAGGCGATCCGGCCCGCCCTGGTCCTCGCCGCCGCCCGCGCGCTGGGCGGCGATCCGGAACGGGCGGTACGGGCGGCCGTCGCCGTGGAGCTGGCGCACAACTTCACGCTGCTGCACGACGACGTCATCGACGAGGACCGGACCCGCCGCCACCGGCCCACGGCCTGGGCGGTCTTCGGCATCCCCGACGCCGTGATCGCGGGCGACGCCATGCTCGCCCTCGCCCAGCGGCTGCTGGCCGAGGACCCGGACCCGGCCTCGGCCCGTGCCTCGGCGCGGCTCTCGACCTGTGTCATCGAGCTGTGCGCGGGCCAGCAGGCCGACTGCGCCTTCGAGGACCGGGGCCCCGACGAGGTCACGCTGGACGAGTGCCTGACCATGGCCACCGCCAAGACCGGGGCCCTGCTCGGCTGTGCGTGCGCACTGGGGGCGCTGTACGCGGGCGCTGAGGAGCGGGCGGTCCGCGGGATGGACGGCTTCGGCCGGGAGGCGGGCCTCGCCTTCCAGCTCATCGACGACCTGATCGGCATCTGGGGGGACCCGGCGCGGACCGGGAAGCCGGTCGGGGCGGATCTCGTCGCCCACAAGAAGTCGCTGCCCGTCGTTGCCGCGCTGACCTCCGGCACCCCGGCCGCGGCCGAACTCGCCACGCTCTACCGGGGATCGATGAACACCCCGGGCGAGGTGAGCCGGGCCGCCGACGCGGTCGACCGGGCCGGCGGCCGGGACTGGGCGCAGATCGCCGCGGCGGACCGGATGGCCCGTGCCCTCCACCACCTGTCCCGGGCGGTCCCCGACCTGGCCCGGGCCGGCGACCTCCTGGCCCTGGCGGAGTTCGTCACCCGCCGGACGAACTGA
- a CDS encoding DUF952 domain-containing protein, with protein MAELLLHLTEGPLWEAARGIGTYEMSTRGRTLHEEGFIHCSLPHQLPGVAEMLYGAGSGAGTGDQELVVLVIDPDRLPVPVRYESVAPGGEEFPHIYGPVPVDAVVEVRPWPRKEGDPA; from the coding sequence ATGGCCGAACTGCTGCTGCACCTCACCGAAGGGCCCCTGTGGGAGGCGGCCCGCGGGATCGGGACGTACGAGATGTCCACCCGCGGCCGCACCCTGCACGAAGAGGGCTTCATCCACTGCTCGCTGCCGCACCAGCTCCCCGGCGTGGCCGAGATGCTGTACGGCGCCGGGAGCGGGGCCGGGACCGGAGACCAGGAGCTCGTGGTCCTGGTCATCGATCCCGACCGGCTCCCGGTGCCCGTACGGTACGAGTCCGTCGCGCCCGGTGGCGAGGAGTTCCCGCACATCTACGGCCCCGTCCCGGTGGACGCGGTCGTGGAGGTGCGCCCCTGGCCGCGAAAGGAGGGCGACCCCGCATGA
- a CDS encoding NAD(P)H-binding protein, whose product MNNPPPTGPESPDAPIVAVTGAGGAVGGRVARRLARAGVPVRLLGRDPSRLPELPGAVAAPPARYGDGEAMRRALAGAHTLFLVSAHESPYRVREHTTAVDAAVAVGVERIVYVSFLGAAPDATFTFARDHWHTEAHIRAADIRHTFLRDSLYLAGIPAMTGADGVLRGPAGDGRVAAVAHDDIADAAVAVLLADAESDDTRHDGITYDLTGPAAFTLAEAAEELTRVTGRTVTYLPETREEAYASRAQYGAEDWEVAGWVTSYEAIAAGEMATVSEAVPDLTGHPATSLATFLREHPDSYRHLLKTD is encoded by the coding sequence ATGAACAACCCACCCCCCACCGGCCCGGAGAGCCCGGACGCCCCCATCGTCGCCGTCACCGGCGCGGGCGGAGCCGTCGGCGGCCGGGTCGCACGGCGCCTGGCGCGGGCCGGCGTGCCCGTGCGGCTCCTCGGGCGCGACCCCTCCCGGCTGCCCGAACTCCCCGGCGCCGTGGCCGCGCCGCCCGCCCGGTACGGCGACGGCGAGGCGATGCGCCGTGCCCTGGCCGGGGCGCACACACTGTTCCTCGTCTCGGCGCACGAGAGCCCGTACCGGGTGCGCGAGCACACGACGGCCGTGGACGCGGCGGTCGCCGTGGGCGTCGAGCGCATCGTGTACGTCTCCTTCCTGGGCGCGGCGCCGGACGCCACGTTCACCTTCGCCCGCGACCACTGGCACACCGAGGCGCACATCCGGGCCGCCGACATCCGCCACACCTTCCTGCGCGACAGCCTGTACCTCGCCGGGATCCCGGCCATGACCGGCGCCGACGGGGTGCTGCGCGGACCGGCCGGGGACGGCCGGGTCGCGGCGGTGGCGCACGACGACATCGCCGACGCCGCGGTCGCGGTCCTGCTGGCCGACGCCGAGAGCGACGACACCCGCCACGACGGGATCACCTACGACCTCACGGGCCCGGCGGCGTTCACCCTCGCAGAGGCGGCCGAGGAGCTCACCAGGGTCACCGGCCGGACCGTCACCTACCTGCCGGAGACCCGGGAGGAGGCCTACGCCTCCCGGGCGCAGTACGGCGCCGAGGACTGGGAGGTGGCCGGCTGGGTGACCTCGTACGAGGCCATCGCCGCCGGTGAGATGGCCACGGTCTCGGAGGCGGTGCCGGACCTCACCGGGCATCCGGCGACGAGCCTGGCCACGTTCCTGCGGGAGCATCCGGACAGCTACCGGCACCTGCTGAAGACGGACTGA
- a CDS encoding LysR family transcriptional regulator, whose protein sequence is MELEVRHLRALCAIADTGSLHQAARRLGVSQPSLTTQLRRIENTLGAELFSRERTGCRPTLLGRAVLSRARPLVDGMTALVSDAKAEADAVRASGPRLRIGCTASRVIGGWLRRLRLRLPDTDISLRVDVSARALLRDIATGGLDVAFVHEVEGCPLAVPDGLEQRVLLDREPQFISMARDHPAAARPVVDLVDLAGDRWMVDPTVDGEWDGLRRVFGEAGLAPTVLHGDYLTAASLVVLGEAVAPCQPTSGPRDDMAIRPLRDDPLAVRLLLVSRPGADMGAVYGELEAAYREAARRAAGYHQWLLRNRSPLARTP, encoded by the coding sequence ATGGAGCTTGAGGTGAGACACCTCAGGGCGCTGTGCGCCATCGCGGACACGGGCAGCCTGCACCAAGCCGCCCGCAGACTGGGCGTGAGCCAGCCCTCCCTGACCACCCAGCTGCGCCGGATCGAGAACACCCTGGGCGCCGAACTGTTCAGCCGCGAACGGACCGGCTGCCGCCCGACGTTGCTGGGCCGCGCCGTCCTCAGCCGAGCCCGCCCCCTGGTCGACGGGATGACCGCCCTGGTCAGCGACGCGAAGGCGGAGGCCGACGCGGTCCGGGCCTCCGGGCCGCGGCTGCGCATCGGCTGCACCGCGAGCCGCGTCATCGGCGGCTGGCTGCGCAGGCTGCGGCTCCGGCTGCCCGACACGGACATCTCGCTGCGGGTCGACGTATCGGCCCGCGCACTGCTGCGCGACATCGCGACGGGCGGGCTCGACGTCGCCTTCGTCCACGAGGTCGAGGGCTGCCCGCTGGCCGTCCCCGACGGCCTGGAACAGCGCGTACTCCTGGACCGCGAACCGCAGTTCATCTCCATGGCCAGGGACCATCCCGCCGCCGCCCGGCCCGTGGTCGACCTCGTCGATCTGGCCGGCGACCGGTGGATGGTCGACCCCACGGTGGACGGTGAATGGGACGGGCTGCGCCGGGTGTTCGGCGAGGCCGGGCTCGCGCCGACCGTCCTGCACGGCGACTACCTCACCGCCGCCTCCCTCGTCGTGCTCGGCGAGGCGGTCGCCCCCTGCCAGCCCACCTCCGGACCGCGCGACGACATGGCCATCCGCCCACTGCGCGACGACCCCCTCGCCGTACGGCTGCTGCTGGTGTCCCGGCCGGGCGCCGACATGGGTGCGGTGTACGGGGAACTGGAGGCGGCCTACCGTGAGGCGGCCCGGCGCGCTGCCGGCTACCACCAGTGGCTGCTGCGCAACCGAAGCCCACTCGCCCGCACGCCGTGA
- a CDS encoding TetR/AcrR family transcriptional regulator: MASEGVEPGSVRPGGRTARVRESVLRAAGDALAEHGFDRLDLADVARRAEVGKTTVYRRWSTPTGLIADLLDDMAEQSSPRTATGSLAEDLRANARLVATTLADPRQGALFRSVIAAATCDPRTAEALHRFYAIRIKEWSGCVTEAVERGELPAGTDADEVIRAVSAPLYYRLLASGDPLDEAAADRAAGAAEAAARAGAYVS; encoded by the coding sequence ATGGCTTCTGAGGGTGTGGAGCCCGGCAGCGTCCGGCCCGGTGGCCGTACCGCCCGGGTCCGGGAATCGGTCCTGCGGGCGGCGGGCGACGCCCTGGCCGAGCACGGCTTCGACCGGCTGGATCTCGCCGATGTCGCGCGCCGCGCGGAGGTCGGAAAGACGACCGTCTACCGGCGCTGGTCCACTCCCACCGGCCTGATCGCGGACCTGCTCGACGACATGGCCGAGCAGTCCTCGCCCCGCACGGCCACGGGTTCGCTGGCCGAGGACCTCAGGGCCAACGCCCGGCTGGTGGCCACGACCCTCGCCGACCCGCGGCAGGGGGCGCTCTTCAGGTCCGTGATCGCCGCCGCCACCTGCGACCCGCGCACCGCCGAGGCGCTGCACCGGTTCTACGCGATCCGGATCAAGGAGTGGTCCGGCTGTGTCACCGAGGCCGTGGAGCGCGGGGAGCTGCCCGCGGGCACGGACGCGGACGAGGTGATCCGCGCCGTGTCGGCGCCGCTCTACTACCGGCTGCTGGCCAGCGGCGACCCGCTCGACGAGGCGGCGGCGGACCGGGCCGCCGGGGCGGCCGAGGCGGCGGCCCGGGCGGGCGCGTACGTGAGCTGA
- a CDS encoding nucleotidyltransferase domain-containing protein, which translates to MRTETPWGPWDPPPPDEAARLFAPLRVPWWIAGGYAVEFAVGHAFRDHADIDVLLLRRDQVAAQRLLAGWEWWAADPPGTLRPWLPGEILPPHVHDIWCRPGPDEPWRIQLMLDDTEGADWLFRRDPRIRLPVGRLGRVSEGGVPYLRPEVQLLYKAGSPRPKDEQDFAMALPVLDADQRVWLTGAISLAQDAGHPWAVRLRASPAG; encoded by the coding sequence ATGCGTACGGAGACCCCGTGGGGCCCTTGGGATCCGCCCCCGCCGGACGAGGCCGCACGCCTCTTCGCACCGTTGCGTGTCCCCTGGTGGATCGCCGGGGGATACGCGGTCGAATTCGCCGTGGGCCATGCCTTCCGGGACCACGCCGACATCGACGTACTGCTGCTCCGCCGCGACCAGGTCGCCGCCCAGCGGCTCCTGGCGGGCTGGGAGTGGTGGGCCGCGGACCCGCCCGGCACCCTGCGCCCCTGGCTGCCCGGCGAGATCCTGCCGCCGCACGTGCATGACATCTGGTGCCGCCCGGGGCCCGACGAGCCCTGGCGCATCCAGCTCATGCTCGACGACACGGAGGGCGCCGACTGGCTGTTCCGCCGCGACCCCCGCATCCGGCTGCCGGTCGGCCGGCTCGGCCGGGTCTCCGAGGGCGGCGTCCCGTATCTCCGCCCCGAGGTGCAGCTCCTGTACAAGGCAGGGTCCCCGCGCCCCAAGGACGAGCAGGACTTCGCGATGGCGCTGCCGGTCCTCGACGCGGACCAGCGCGTCTGGCTGACCGGGGCCATCTCCCTGGCCCAGGACGCGGGGCACCCGTGGGCGGTGCGGCTGCGCGCCAGTCCGGCGGGCTGA